In Mangifera indica cultivar Alphonso chromosome 7, CATAS_Mindica_2.1, whole genome shotgun sequence, the genomic window GAGTTTCactgaaatgaaaaaaaaaaaaaagaggaagagagaaaTGTGGTTGAAGGagttattttcattattctttaaatatCATGTAAGGGAACTCACTTATATCTTGATCTTTACACCTATATTTTCCTCCTTTTTCCTACCTTCACCTAAACCCCATTACAACCCTACTTAAGACCCTTTGATTTTCgcattgtattcatatttattagtgGTGGAGATATGATGTATGAGCAAACTTATGGTAATGACTTGCTATGTTTTGATCTGAGAGCTAAATGAAACTCTAAACACTTTGAGAGTATAGAGTGAAACCAATGTGAGGGTGTTGAATcttgtttcatttgattttgatgagattGTTGAGATTGATGAGATGCTtatgtttttccaaaaattcatgCTATAAAGACTTGTGAtcttgattgttgttttggACTTGAGTTTCTAATGCATCTTAACTTTGAGTTATTTGAGGATGTACTGGAAGGAGGGAAAAGGGTGAAGAAGAGACTGATTGATGGTTGCTTGAGGGCAAGCAAAGGAATggtgtgggggaatttgttagtgtgtgaaattccatatttttcaatatttaatttccttgatttgtgatatttaattcgttaattatttgattaattgcttgttttaggaaattgggcattaattgcattattctgagaaaagatgcgaaataaaaggaatttagagttgtcacgTATCAAGACGGAAAGACAGCAAGATACATAGGAGATGGCTGATTGCAGAAAGGGGAGAATCTCGCTATTTGTTGAGAAATTCACAGTTGGAGACTTAACTAACAATTGGAGAAAGTTCAGGTCCTTTGGAGgatatttggcacaaaaaaatttctcaatgatTGAAGCAGACTTGAcactataaaaaggaaaattgctcTCTGTTTTAGGGATCTGATTTTTTAGCATCCTTTTCTTTCAAATAGAAACACAGTCGTAACCCTTCgctggttcttcttcaattaggataggatttttattttaattttctgtgaagcaatgaacataaacatgagtggctaactcttttctttagtcgagTAATCAGGATCATGATTCTACGACgattgtgagatcttctttacccgtttttttcttttaaatatttaatttattcttgattttatttattgttgtcttgttcaattaaataggagacgtcttatttattttagattaaaaacaactttgctagattaaattattgaatccgtaattgtttgatggtttaatcataagtggctgGCTAGCATGCTGGGTGAAgtagaataattattgtatgttagtggaataggttaatctaatttaaacaaaaacagcaTCTGTGttcttttctaattcttaattatgttttcaatttaaattctaagatcgtatctaaaactgattgaaaaacaagagaagtaattaaagaacgttTCTTAATTACTAACACCTAAGGAAAAATAGAACAACGAGCGTCTCGATGTTTCATAAccggtttatttaaaaggaaaaaataatctttttatcgatgattaattgaattgaaccatacctgaattacttggctagaacttgccttattattgtttcaatctaattttctgattgctttgattatttaattctgaattaatttatttttgtttattagtaggattcgaaacaacaaaatccctcttactttattttgttagatttcagataaatagcccaatctctgtggatacgactctacttgccctatctacaagttttcattgagagagtagaaaattttatttttggtggattcaaCACCCATCATAAAGGtttctatcttttattaatatttgtgcATAAATGATATGTCCTTAGAAAGGTAGAAATGTGATGACTAGATCAAATAACTAATTATGAGAACtgtacaaaaacataaaatgaccCTCCTAAAAATGTTcgtaatcttgacattacatTAACTAAGGGCGCAAGTAATAGAGAAGAGATTATCATAGAGTTGAGCAACTTTGTTGGAATGTGGTAGTAGTTTGTACATGTTGAAGTTGTTAGTCAATAGTTTAGTAGAACACATGGGTGCACGTTGTAGATATGTTCACTAGGATAACATGacttaagaaattttatatggGTAGTTGCTCTAATGTTTAAAGATGGATAGTAacaatattgtaaaaatattttttttacaccAACTGCCCATTCCACTTTTATGTTAAAATGCACCTTTTCATCCGTTGGGGGAAATGCATGAGCCAACACTCCATACTCAAAAAACATCCATCTCCATGACTGGTTTtctcaaaactaattttaaaattaccctCGACATTGTCATTAATTTGCTTAATCTTGAAATGAGTTAGACCAATCCATTTCTGTAAGGTTTCAGTAATAGGTTTTCTTAAATCATCTGGTGTATTAGGGTGAAATGCAAACGTGAGTGCTCTTTTGTAACTTGGCCATTTAAGAGATGGATCAGTGATTGCATAGTCTAGGCGGCAATTGTTCATACCGTAATTCATTCTTGTATTGCCATTGATGATATCAAGTGCACTACAATCAGGCATTGCCATTATAGAAACAATTTCTAGATCTAGAATTCCTGTAGAATTCAGGTTGAAGTTAATTTGGTATGTTTTGATTGCGAAATGTAAATTTTCGTCGAAATGATCATCGTGGACAATGgatgatttatttaaataaccaaGAGATTGAAGGTATTTATTTTAGTTCATGAATGCCTTTCACCTTGTCACCTTTTTGCAGTCCTTGGAATTTCTTAAAGAACTCCGAGCTTGatagttttgtgtttttcgATGATGTTGGAAATGCATACCAAATGACACATTGAAGAGAAAACAACGAAATGAATAGACATAGAAAAGGGGCCTTGAATTTGACTGGCATATTTTAAAGTCTGAAGTAGCTGGAATGTgaagtttgtatatattttttggtaattgaaGACGGTGATATATGGGTAATCttttatgagtaatactatatatacctGTTTTagtaaacaattatatttgtcatgtattattttatcattaatttaaaatcaccaaaaTATGTGATgtcatatataagtgtgtatatatttgtgtacctaaagtggatacacataattttattgatctttTATAGTAGtctaaaaagaatatattatatggcaataatcaaaattattagcaaaactataataaaattttttgttaatttactTCCATAAATAAACCTATGTGTTAATTTACTTacctaattataatatttgttaatagatttttagaatttaatattGGCATTATTAAGAAGAAAATCTAGTGCAGACCTATTGTTTTATAgtttgatagttgaaatttaaataccaaaactactatgctatcaatattttttaaatgcataTCAAATCGCATAAAGAgtatttattgttcaatttttaGATTCTGATAACTGAGATTATCAGTAACAATCAGCAAAACTACACTTACAagcttattatatttatttatttacatacatAAAAGAGAATTTTTCAAAGCCCTTttctaaaagtaatattataacataacaaggtttaaaatgttttatatataaaaatgtcttATATTTCTTATGCAAACTCTAAATGTAACAAAAGAGCCATCAATTCAAATGAGAGGATCTAATTCAATTCTTCTAAATGtttttatcataataaataCAAGCACtgtaatatttattgttaagaatCTTTATATGCAAAATGTTTTTAAACGAGCATGAGTAGATGTGTCAGGGGATTAGACTTTGGACGCCTTATATCTGTCATGATGAGCATGCACATTGAATAACGATTTGAGCTATAGGTTACTGAATCTATCGTCCTTTTGCTCATGCCAATCGAATAACTATATGCGGTCAGACTTtgttaagatattttttttataactatcTCATTCTTATTAGGTGGCACTAGGATCATGGTGCAAGAGATACGGTGCCCTTAATGAAATATTGCTTCATTTCTTGATGTAGAAAAATCTGGAGATTTTGACGCAAGTCCATGAAGTTGTTGTCATCCAACCTATTATCCTTTTAAGCACAAAGCAAATCTCACTGGGATTTTGAGTTGTTGGATATCGACAAGGCAatgaaacataaaacaaaatttttcagaGGGAAACATAAAAGCTACACCAAGAATCACGTTTTAGCAAATAATTTCATGCACCTGAATAAACATCCATAGGGTGTTTAGAGAATACCATATATACGTTAAACGGCTCCTTCAAATCTTTATGTGGCTGTGAGATGACTATCCAACCCACAATGGAACAACATTTTGATATCAATGCAAATCACGAACTTAGAGAGACTAGAAATATTCACTAGAGGTTGTTAAGGTTTTGTGAAAGAGTGAGTGTATGTGTGTATTGGGAGTCATGTGTGACAGCTAGGATTTGCAAAAGATGTTTCCGAATTCTAAAATTTGTGTTCGTATAAATAATGTCGTGAACAATCGAGCATAAATCACATACATGGTTGTTCCTTTTTACTTAACATAAATGGTCATTCATGGTCAAGTAAAAGTCAAAATGAGTTGATTTCAATCCTATTGGACAAGCATAGTTTGTTCCAAATTTTGAACCACCCCATATACACTAAGATTATTACTAAATAATCCAATGTCTCAAAGTTCAAATCAACTCCTATATGTGTGTAGCCTATAAGTTTTTTATTGAACTGGTAACGTTTGGATTTGGGTTGAATCTGAACACAAACCAAGATCCTCTAGCAAGGCATAATGCCTACTTGGCTAATAAAGTGTCAACAAACTACTCTAAGTTTCATCAACTACACGATTATGTACAATTTGATATCTTTGTCAATTGATATCTTTGAAGGTTGAGACACAAATGTGTATCTATCTCAATGACTTCTtgatatgaactgatacacatcaataatTGAATGTCTTAGACCAAGCTACGACCCAATCCCACATGGCCACATATTCGAGTAGTTATgatgtctttcaatattttcatgcAAAATATCATCTCTCATGCTTGGTGAATGATGAATTCTTTATTAATCCATCATAGCCCCCATATAGATCTTGATATGGTCAGTCACCACCTTTATGGTTACCCTAGTTACATTGGTACATTAGATAATGTTAAACCATATTAATCTATATACGAGATAGTCTGGTGACCTTAAGTCTAACGATCACATATACATGTGAGTTAGAGAATTTTTATAGACACAAGAGCAAGCTCCATTTGAAAATCCTTTTGGCAGGTCTATCTAATGAACATATCTACAACGTATACCCATGTGTTACATCAAGCTACAGTGTGATACATTAAGCTAATGAACACGTCTACaatgtgcacccatgtgttTTATCAAGCTATCAACTAATAACTTTGATATGCGAGAATTATTGTCACCTTCCAATGGGGTTGCTTACCACTAGTTATAGTAATATCAGTGAAAACCACAAATGACTAATAAACCTTAAGGGAtaaataggattatttaaaaaactaaactaaattaattcttttaaacaaatttttaatcaaacacaatcacAATActaatttcaacaatatattcaaacaattaaGCACCAAGTATACTCAACAACTTATCAAACATATAACACAAATATaaggcaaaaaataaaaagaataggGTAAAAAAATGTTCAAGATTTATAATGGTTTGGAGTTTTCTCTTTCAAACCTTCTACAtccatttttttaagtaatccaCTTAAAGTTTTacttaggggtggattcgagccgagccgagctcgaacaCAGAGAAACTTGGTTTCAGCTCGATTACTGTtcactcgagccgagccgagccgagccgcgGCTCGAGCTCACCAAGCTCAACGAAATTGCAGCTCGTATTCAAGTTCGCTAGCTCGCGAGTTGTTCGCGAGCCTTTAACGAGCCAGCTCGTAATGCTTAATGAGCTTAAATTCGTGAGCCTTTTTACGAGCTAAAATTCGCAAGCCTTTAACGAGCTACAATTCGAGCCGATAATCGAGCCCAGCTTTCGAACGAGCTTTCGAGCCTTTTAACGAAAGGCGTGTACACAACTGATTTCCCCACCAATCCGCCATTCAAATTCAACCATTCCGGCACACCGCCGAAAAATCTTCTGGTAAACAGCTACAGCTGCACAAAGATTGCGGTGCTGCCTTGTAAAAGTAGTGTTGAGCTGGTGATGCAGGATACTAGCATCGTTGGCGCAGAGAGCCACTCTCTTCACCTTCATGGCTTTAACTTCTTTATGGTTCAAGGCATTGGAAACTTCAACCCCAACAAAGACCCCAAAAACTTCAACCTGGTTAGCCCTGCTGAGAGGAACACTGTGGGCGTCCCCTCTGGTGGGTGGGTCGCCATTCGTTTTCTTGCGAACGACAACCCAACCCAGGTAGGTTCTAAAGCTAATTACAGTGAAATTGGTTTTTAGTCAAGATAACGGCAAAATTACTGTAATTAATAACTTGTCGGCGTAAATCTACAATAACTACTGATGAATAATGAACAGGTGTCTGGTTTATGCATTGCCATTTGGAAGTACACACCAGTTGGGGGTTGAAGATGGCGTGGATTGTGATGGATGGAAAGGAGCCAAAGCAAAAACTGCCACATCCGCCGTCTGATCTTCCGAAatgttgaacttgaatttgCCCTCCGATGATGCGGAGCTTCTATATCTATCAGTTAttcttaatttctattttttccttaTACTTCAGACAGATTACCTATATATGAACAAAGTTTTGCACTTTCAGATTATGTTTCAATcgaatcaaacaaaaatttccatGTTAGTAAttattcttcttccttgttttCGTAGGAAATGTAATATTATTACTTGCATCTTGACTGTTCTCCTGGGATCATACAGTGACATAAAGTCAAGCAACAATTTGCTTGATAGCAATTTGGAGGCATAGGTATTTGATTTTGAGCTTTCCAATTtttaagaagatgaagaatcaCTCATTGTGACCATCGTTGCAAGAACATTTGGCTACATTTGGCTGCATGGTCTCAGATAGGCATGGTGAATACAGTACCGTACACTGTATATTTACCATTTCAGAGACCTTTTGACTCTTTATTGCTTGAATTGTGGAAGAACATCCTTGTGACTTGGCCAATGAAGCCTAGTTATCACTATTCACAAGCCATACTTAATAAATTGTTGACATTTGTAGAGTGAATCACATTTCTATCtcttgattaaataaataatatttttttattcaatgtcCTGTAAATATATTCAACTTAGTATCTCTTGATGCCTCAAATGATGCTTCAATGTCCTTAGTTTGTCTGTCCCTGCAAATATATTCAACATTCTCagttaaaaaaaggaaagttcCCTCATAATGTTTTGAAGGTCTTATACTTGTTCAAATAGACAAGTTTGGATAGAACAAACCTATCATTAAGGTTTTCTAAAATGTTACGGCCTCCCTTCTTCTCTTTCAGTTCTTTTGCTTGTTTTTCAGTCAAAGACTGCAAAAATCAATGTATTACAAGTGATATCAAAGGCCCTAGATGACCCAAAGTGAACTGTTCGTCAGGAAGCTGTAAGATGCCGGCAAGCATGGTGAGTACTTAAGTTTTAATCCACTGGTTCCAATGCAGGAAAATGCTCAACATCCTCATTAGATCTCCCCTCCCTGGCCCTCTTCTTTCTCAAATTAAGTTTTGTGGGGAGAGGCTGCATCATTTTGACAAGAGTAAGAACCACAGATCCTACCATCAGAAAACAAGTGCAATGGAAACATAAATCCTATTCAAGTGTATACCATATAGCGagcttcatcatcatcaaaggAAACAAGGTATGATGTTGGATAATCAGTATCTTCACCCCGCACCTGTTGGAAAGAAGATATTTCGAGCGCAAATATTCAATTCACAAACAACCAAAATGTAAATATGCTAGGCAGAATGTTTAAAATCGATGAATGTACATCCCAGTGAATCACGAACCCAAGAAAATAAGACATCTTCATTCTCGTCATACATGTCCTTCGACAGCTGCCATTAGAAAGACTAATAATTAAAAACGCCAGCAGGACGTATATTACTGTATGAACTGTTCCAAGACAATGTGTGGAAATTTACACAAGCAATATCTACCTCATCTAAGGATGGGACCATGTATGCCAGAAATTTATCAGGGTTAGCTGGATTAGAGCCTGTTGCCACATAACTTTTCATAATAGCCTGCAATATACCAAGTGGAATGAGACCATCAATATAGTATCATAGCCATATAGGAGAGACTAGAAAAAGGTAAATATTGAAATGTTTTAAGTTAAAATCTTGACTTGAACTGGGACAAGCTATGAAAATCTTGAATTTAAAACAGATCATTCAGCCTTGTATTTAAAACAACACAAGCTATGAAAATCTTGAATTCACCAGTAGTTGGTTTCTATATCTTCCTTCCAATAAAAGGAGAAACTAATCACTATTTGAACATGATTGCTataaagaaaaaaccaaaaaaattgaaggcACAAAATTGTTCACACCTCTCAGAATCAGGTATCAGAGGCCAAATCTTAACAGGATGTAAATCTTTATTGGTTGAATGAATAGGACGCAGCTTTGATGCCTCAAATGATGCTTCAATGTCCTTAATCTGTCTGTCCCTGCAAATATATTCAACATTCTCagttaaaaaaaggaaagttcCCTCATAATGTTTTTAAGGTCTTATACTTGTTCAAATAGACAAGTTTGGATAGAACAAACCTATCATTAAGGTTTTCTAAAATGTTACGGCCTCCCTTCTTCTCTTTCAGTTCTTTTGCTTGTTTTTCAGTCAAAGACTGCAAAAATCAATGTATTTGTTACAGCAAAGCTTTCACcagtatttttcaaaaaaatatgaaataaatagttCTCTTATCAAGTACCTGTCTTGTTGATTCCATGCTAAGAGGAGAAATATACTGAGTCTTAACCAGCCAAGAAACACCTTTATCAGTCGGCCGTTCTTTTTTCCTTATACCATCTTTCTTATCTTTACGGGGGTAACCACATCATCATCACGCAACAACTCTTCATCTTTTGGAGCAAGAGGTATTCTGACACCCTTGGGAGGACTAATTAAACATGCAGAAAATACAACAATCAGGACTGTTGGccttgattaaaaaaattataagattctTAAACAAGTTTAAACTGGTAAGAAATAATACTTGTAAACATTAAGGTCAAGCAGGTCAAGAGGTATCCCAAGATCCGGCTCAACATACAGCTGGGGCTTGTAATTTTTCTCCAGAGATGTAATTGTGTATCTCGTAAATCTGCAACATGGAATAAGAAGATTAACATGGCATTATTACACAATATAATCAGAACATGAATTCTGGATGCATGCAGACAGCAAAACGTTTTCCCTCAATCTTTGCAACTTAAAGAGGACAAAGGCTGTTTCAAATGTTCCGTTAACATAGTCCATTTGATGCATGCTATCATTCAAATACCCCTTGGAAAATTGATCTGTtagcataaaaatatttaaagtaattttaattgtgCAATTAAATTCCTCAACACCAAACATGTTCCAGTCAGATATACAATTTGTTAATCAGAGCACAAAATAATGTAACTGCTGTAACTTAAGTAGAAATCGCCCAAAAGTTATAATTACACTCTCATACACACACATGAACAGGATCAACATGTCAAGATAATTAAGAAATGTTGCATACCGATCTTTGTCCTTCTTCAAAGCCATAAGCAATGACAAGCAATGACCAGGTTTTCCAAAAGCAGCCTGTCCAATGTCTGGGTAAGTTTCAAATCTAGGAGAGCTTTCTAaacatttcatcaataaaatccCAGTATGACAAGCAATGACAGCATAGAGTTTATTTATTCTTTAGAATATGTTATCAAGTTGATTGTATACCTTTTGATGAATCAGTTTGGACATATGAGGACCAATAAAAACTGTCCTAAGTATCGAGCAGATCCAGATACACAGCTTGAAACTGCAGATTCTGAAAAAGCTTCTGCTAAATCCAACTCTCTGGATCCTTCAAGTCAGTCTCAaccaaaaaatcttaaaaagaagCTCATATCCAAAAGTGCTACAAAAATTACTGTTGTTGATGCGTCTGAGGATGAGAAATCTAGTTCAAAGGCGAAAGTTGTCCCGGTGAAATTCAAATGTGGCTCCAATTATAAGCTTTCAGATAAACTTGCTTTTTTACCTGTGCCAAGTTCTGACCAACAACAGGTTAATTCTGATGTTGAAACTGCAAACAAGTCTGTTGCTAAGgtcaatagaataaaaatttcgTGTCAAATGGGAAAAGCTGAAGAAATGCAGGCTGAGATTCATAAACCCTCTATTGTAATACGGCCTCCAGCAGATACAGAAAGAGTTCAAGTTGATTTGTAACCTTACAAAAGCAATTGACTCTATGCATACAAATATCTACATGCATCCATTTAGATTATATTATGTAGATCAGATTTACATATGTCTTGCACCTCCATTGACTGAAATGTCAAGAAAACAGTGAACTATGAAATTGCAGTAAAATTGAACTCTCTAAAATTTAGACTTTCTTGCATAAATGCAGCCATACAATACACATGTTTATGTAACTTTATCATGAAGAATTTAGATCTTTTACAAAGCTTGCTAAGGTGTGGATTTTAGGGGTTTACCATTAAGAACTGCTTGAATAAATGAGCACCCCTTCTGATGAGGCAAGTCACAGCCACTGATAGATAATTTTCTCCCTGATAATTTTGCTCATTAGGCAACCCAGTCATAATTTATTTGGCAAGATAATCTCAGCAATCTCGTTTTCAACTTCaatcttcaagaaattaaaaattaatgaaagctATTAATCATACCACCAAcagttaaatgaaaaatcaatttaaagatcATATAGTTgtgataagttattgactacCTCATCTTGTTTCTTCATATTATAACGTGTTCTCATCCAATCAGCTCCACACATAAGCATGTTGACTATTTCTGGAGATAGAGTTGACCTGTACATATCTATCACTCTACTACCCGCACTAAATGCGCTCTCCGAAGCCACTGTTGTAATAGGAATTGCTAAAATATCGACTGCCATTTGTGAAAGcactttatacttatattgattgtcTCTCCACCAGTGAAGCACATTAAAGTCCGCTGAGTTGACATCCTCAGGTATCTCAACACAATGTTCGTCCAAATACATTTCTAACTCAGACTTCTTAGTTTCTCCTGAGTATGTTTTCTCCTTATGATCCTTCAAACCCATCCAACTATATACAGGACTATAATGTCTAGTCTCTGAATATCGAGAGCTTGATGATTTACctacaaattaaatgttagaacttatgatatgttataaagtttcatttaatgACAATGAATCAATGATCTAATGTACCTGATGTACTTGATGGTGCTTGTTGGGTCTTTGGCTGATGTTGTGGATGTGCAAGTGCGGTTGATGAATTTCTTGATGACAACATGTCAACATATTCTCCGTATAATTTTTCTAACCCctttttgacattttctatcTCCACAGGggcattttcttcaccatataAAGTGGGAAATGCCAAAGTAATCATAAAAAACTTTATCCTGAAATCATCACAAGCAAACTAATTAGTTAGAAACATgttctttatatacatatatattataataaacccaatcaattgtaaattaattacctGGGATCCATGATGCTAGCAATCGCCATAAGGAAATTCTCCTCACCccaatatttgtcaaatttttctgACATTGCTCGTACCATCATTGATATAgaataatcttcatcaaattctcaCTCTCTCAAGACCTCTTTTATCCTAAACACTTCTTGAAAGTATCTATTTACAGTGGTATACT contains:
- the LOC123221438 gene encoding zinc finger BED domain-containing protein RICESLEEPER 4-like, encoding MVRAMSEKFDKYWGEENFLMAIASIMDPRIKFFMITLAFPTLYGEENAPVEIENVKKGLEKLYGEYVDMLSSRNSSTALAHPQHQPKTQQAPSSTSGKSSSSRYSETRHYSPVYSWMGLKDHKEKTYSGETKKSELEMYLDEHCVEIPEDVNSADFNVLHWWRDNQYKYKVLSQMAVDILAIPITTVASESAFSAGSRVIDMYRSTLSPEIVNMLMCGADWMRTRYNMKKQDEIEVENEIAEIILPNKL